From Candidatus Eremiobacteraceae bacterium, one genomic window encodes:
- a CDS encoding VOC family protein encodes MYISVVTLTVDDIDRAVDFYTNKLGWEKTMDVPMGERRWVTVAPSGSQTAFTLTKDAPESRPQKTGGFSGVILEVDDVFQSY; translated from the coding sequence ATGTATATTTCGGTAGTGACGCTGACCGTCGACGACATCGACCGCGCAGTCGACTTCTACACGAATAAGCTAGGGTGGGAAAAGACCATGGACGTGCCGATGGGCGAACGCCGCTGGGTGACAGTGGCACCATCGGGATCGCAGACGGCTTTCACGCTGACAAAGGATGCGCCGGAATCGCGGCCTCAAAAGACCGGCGGCTTCAGCGGCGTCATTCTCGAAGTCGACGACGTCTTCCAATCGTACG